A single region of the Rathayibacter rathayi genome encodes:
- a CDS encoding protein kinase domain-containing protein gives MRPTTGLTFGGRYELQSRIAIGGMGEVWQATDLVIGRTIAIKILKDEYLGDPGFLERFRAEARHAALVNHEGIANVYDYGEEDGSAYLVMELVPGEALSTVLERERVLSTDKVLDIVAQTALALHAAHAAGLVHRDVKPGNLLITPDGRVKITDFGIARIADQVPLTATGQVMGTVQYLSPEQASGQPASPATDIYSLGIVAYECLAGRRPFTGESQVAIAMAQINDTPPELPVTVAEPVRNLVYSCIAKKPADRPATAAHLARAAQALRSGDVRGAALAVPAVLSDLPATQATTVLPSNQGATQATTVLPSGVAAAAAPFLPVEEPAVPAEEPRKRSPWTWPLVALIVILAVVIAGTIFALTTGGGASGSKPSPSASVSTAPSPTPSATPTPSTTPTSTTVVIDKNDYIGRPFDEVETALDALGMGVRRADGPSAPTADQVGLVEDVNPTANVVRGTTIEVSVYTEVAKPNAPTAVPTLTPAASSVQAGATFTVSWSNYNQCPSGTTVTKYTATASGQGASVVSTEGTTAKIQAGPSAGTIAVTYTVTCGGSESLASPTLSVTVDQPAPTDTPTPAATTSTPSPTR, from the coding sequence ATGAGACCCACGACAGGCCTCACCTTTGGGGGACGCTACGAATTGCAGTCCCGGATCGCCATCGGCGGCATGGGAGAGGTGTGGCAGGCGACCGATCTGGTCATCGGCCGCACCATCGCGATCAAGATCCTGAAGGACGAGTACCTCGGCGACCCCGGCTTCCTCGAGCGCTTCCGCGCCGAGGCCCGCCACGCGGCGCTGGTCAACCACGAGGGAATCGCCAACGTGTACGACTACGGCGAGGAGGACGGCTCGGCCTACCTGGTCATGGAACTCGTCCCCGGCGAGGCGCTCTCGACCGTCCTCGAGCGCGAGCGCGTGCTCTCGACCGACAAGGTCCTCGACATCGTCGCGCAGACCGCGCTCGCCCTGCACGCCGCCCACGCCGCGGGTCTCGTGCACCGCGACGTGAAGCCGGGCAATCTGCTCATCACTCCGGACGGCCGCGTCAAGATCACCGACTTCGGTATCGCCCGGATCGCTGACCAGGTCCCGCTGACGGCGACCGGCCAGGTCATGGGCACGGTCCAGTACCTGTCCCCGGAGCAGGCGAGCGGCCAGCCCGCCTCTCCCGCGACCGACATCTACTCACTGGGCATCGTGGCGTACGAGTGCCTGGCCGGGCGCCGGCCCTTCACCGGCGAGTCGCAGGTCGCGATCGCTATGGCGCAGATCAACGACACTCCGCCCGAGCTGCCGGTCACGGTCGCCGAGCCGGTGCGAAACCTCGTCTACTCCTGCATCGCCAAGAAGCCCGCCGACCGCCCGGCCACCGCCGCCCACCTCGCGCGGGCGGCTCAGGCGCTGCGCTCCGGCGACGTGCGCGGAGCGGCCCTCGCCGTCCCCGCGGTCCTCAGCGATCTCCCGGCCACGCAGGCCACCACGGTCCTCCCCTCGAATCAGGGGGCGACGCAGGCGACCACGGTCCTGCCCTCTGGTGTCGCGGCAGCCGCCGCACCCTTCCTCCCGGTGGAGGAGCCCGCGGTTCCGGCCGAGGAACCCCGCAAGCGCAGCCCCTGGACCTGGCCGCTGGTCGCGCTCATCGTGATCCTCGCCGTCGTCATCGCCGGCACGATCTTCGCGCTGACCACCGGCGGCGGCGCCTCTGGATCGAAGCCGAGCCCGTCGGCTTCGGTCAGCACGGCCCCGTCCCCGACACCGTCGGCGACCCCGACGCCCTCGACGACCCCGACGTCCACCACGGTCGTCATCGACAAGAACGACTACATCGGGCGACCGTTCGACGAGGTCGAGACCGCACTCGACGCGCTGGGCATGGGTGTGCGGCGCGCCGACGGGCCGAGCGCCCCCACCGCCGATCAGGTCGGACTCGTCGAGGACGTGAACCCCACCGCGAACGTGGTCAGGGGCACGACCATCGAGGTCTCCGTCTACACCGAGGTTGCGAAGCCGAACGCTCCGACCGCCGTGCCCACGCTCACCCCGGCCGCATCGAGCGTGCAGGCCGGAGCCACGTTCACCGTCAGCTGGAGCAACTACAACCAGTGCCCGAGCGGCACCACCGTGACGAAGTACACGGCGACCGCCTCGGGCCAGGGTGCCAGCGTGGTCAGCACCGAGGGGACGACAGCGAAGATTCAGGCCGGACCCTCCGCCGGAACGATCGCCGTCACCTATACGGTCACCTGCGGAGGATCGGAGTCGCTCGCGTCACCCACCCTCTCCGTCACCGTCGACCAGCCCGCGCCCACCGACACCCCGACACCGGCCGCGACGACGAGCACACCGTCACCAACGAGGTAG
- a CDS encoding FtsW/RodA/SpoVE family cell cycle protein, whose product MTDAATATARPASEREGFFRQKLRNLELLLLVFACVIDAGAIILVQLGALGAIDTTLVSLGAGLSALVLAVHVVLRFAAPAADPFLLPIATVLNGLGVAEIYRIDIADGVIGWDSVAVRQLFWSGLAVVAAIVVLLVIRNHRVLFRYTYVAGLAAVVLLLLPLLPFIGREVSGARVWIGIGDVASFQPGEIAKIALAVFFAGYLVRNRDSLSMVGRTVLGMRFPRLRDLGPILVVWAVTMGVIVFQRDLGTALLYFGLFLVMLYVATGRTSWVLIGVGLFLGGALLASQMLSYVGNRFANWLEPFSAERYGADPGGSYQLVQGLFGLAHGGLIGTGLGQGMPGITPVPQSDYIIASLGEELGLAGLFAIFGLYLLLVSRGFRIGFAGQDDFGRLLGVGLSFVIALQCFIVIGGVTRVIPLTGLTTPFLAAGGSSLVANWMIVAVLLRLSDTVRSQPRLVV is encoded by the coding sequence ATGACGGACGCCGCCACGGCCACCGCCCGCCCCGCCTCCGAGCGAGAGGGCTTCTTCCGCCAGAAACTGCGCAATCTCGAGCTGCTCCTGCTGGTCTTCGCCTGCGTCATCGACGCCGGCGCGATCATCCTCGTGCAGCTCGGCGCGCTCGGCGCGATCGACACCACCCTCGTCTCGCTCGGCGCCGGCCTTTCGGCGCTCGTGCTGGCCGTCCATGTGGTGCTGCGCTTCGCCGCCCCGGCCGCTGATCCGTTCCTGCTGCCCATCGCGACGGTCCTGAACGGCCTGGGCGTCGCCGAGATCTACCGGATCGACATCGCCGACGGAGTCATCGGCTGGGACTCGGTCGCCGTGCGGCAGCTCTTCTGGAGCGGTCTCGCGGTCGTCGCCGCCATCGTGGTCCTGCTGGTGATCCGCAACCATCGCGTGCTGTTCCGCTACACCTACGTCGCCGGACTCGCGGCGGTCGTGCTGCTCCTTCTGCCACTCCTCCCGTTCATCGGCCGCGAAGTCAGCGGAGCGCGGGTCTGGATCGGCATCGGCGACGTCGCGAGCTTTCAGCCCGGTGAGATCGCCAAGATCGCTCTCGCCGTCTTCTTCGCCGGCTATCTCGTGCGCAACCGCGACTCCCTCTCGATGGTGGGCCGCACCGTCCTCGGGATGCGCTTCCCGCGCCTGCGGGACCTCGGCCCGATCCTGGTGGTCTGGGCCGTCACGATGGGCGTCATCGTCTTCCAGCGCGACCTGGGCACGGCGCTGCTCTACTTCGGCCTGTTCCTGGTGATGCTGTACGTGGCGACCGGCCGCACCAGCTGGGTCCTGATCGGTGTCGGCCTGTTCCTTGGCGGCGCACTCCTGGCGAGCCAGATGCTCAGCTATGTCGGTAACCGCTTCGCAAACTGGCTCGAGCCCTTCAGTGCCGAGCGCTACGGGGCGGATCCGGGCGGCAGCTATCAGCTGGTGCAGGGTTTGTTCGGCCTCGCGCACGGCGGCCTGATCGGCACCGGCCTCGGCCAGGGAATGCCGGGGATCACGCCCGTCCCGCAGTCCGACTACATCATCGCGAGCCTCGGCGAGGAGCTGGGCCTCGCCGGGCTCTTCGCGATCTTCGGCCTCTACCTCCTTCTGGTCTCGCGGGGGTTCCGCATCGGCTTCGCCGGGCAGGACGACTTCGGGCGACTCCTGGGAGTCGGCCTCTCCTTCGTGATCGCTCTGCAGTGCTTCATCGTCATCGGAGGCGTCACCCGCGTGATCCCCTTGACCGGTCTGACCACGCCGTTCCTGGCTGCCGGCGGCTCCTCCCTCGTAGCCAACTGGATGATCGTCGCCGTGCTGCTGCGGTTGTCTGACACAGTCCGCAGTCAGCCTCGTCTGGTGGTGTGA
- a CDS encoding helix-turn-helix domain-containing protein encodes MKPGTVPSITGSGFGTDDLSVVLMTVSPLRVLRGTWSTDDTSFLTFTFLIDGFVRVVTPDRTVLLRPGSISYQQGTTTFTTESTTPATLLQLSLRADEMRRYGFDTSASVYTLDPDARSTRAAYAFTTAFALAAESGTGLPGESEVAGFAHVVMQLLTSAFLAAASAQPGTTSVRAATLGRARTVIDRTHRTPRCTPEAVADAVNVSTRSLQRLFEDAGTTVASEIERSRVASAVELLRRRPREVPLEVIAAASGFSSADHLRRALKRREGLTPSDIRGRISRSVDESASGTVVRLQPPLVDARRA; translated from the coding sequence GTGAAGCCGGGAACCGTTCCGAGCATCACTGGCTCGGGCTTCGGCACCGATGATCTGAGCGTCGTGCTGATGACGGTCTCGCCCCTCCGCGTCCTCCGCGGAACCTGGTCGACCGACGACACTTCCTTCCTCACCTTCACCTTTCTGATCGACGGCTTCGTCCGGGTGGTCACGCCGGACCGCACCGTGCTGCTGCGCCCGGGCTCGATCTCGTACCAGCAGGGGACGACGACGTTTACAACCGAGTCGACCACCCCGGCCACGCTGCTCCAGCTCTCCCTCCGGGCCGATGAGATGCGTCGGTACGGTTTCGACACCTCGGCCTCTGTCTACACGCTCGACCCGGACGCCCGGTCCACTCGCGCTGCCTATGCCTTCACGACCGCTTTCGCTCTCGCGGCGGAGTCGGGGACGGGTCTGCCCGGCGAGAGCGAGGTCGCCGGATTCGCGCACGTCGTGATGCAGCTCCTCACGAGCGCGTTCCTGGCGGCGGCCAGCGCACAGCCCGGCACCACGAGTGTGCGCGCGGCGACCCTCGGCCGTGCGCGCACGGTCATTGATCGTACGCACCGAACCCCGCGCTGCACTCCCGAAGCGGTGGCCGATGCGGTCAACGTGTCGACTCGCTCCCTCCAGCGGCTCTTTGAGGACGCGGGCACGACGGTCGCGAGTGAGATCGAGCGCTCGAGGGTCGCCAGCGCGGTCGAGCTGCTGCGCCGCCGTCCGCGCGAAGTACCACTTGAGGTGATCGCTGCGGCCTCCGGTTTCTCCTCGGCTGACCATCTGCGCCGAGCGCTCAAGCGCCGTGAGGGGCTGACCCCGAGCGACATCCGCGGCCGGATCAGCCGATCCGTGGACGAGTCGGCGTCCGGCACGGTGGTGCGACTTCAGCCTCCGCTCGTCGACGCTCGCCGGGCGTAG
- a CDS encoding peptidoglycan D,D-transpeptidase FtsI family protein: MNRELKRVSLVVLTMFVALFVSTTTIQVIGADSLEEDRRNTRTINERFRTERGAILVGGQPIASSTPSDDRYKFQRQYANGPLYSAVTGYFTLDQGTTGIERSLNDYLSGTSDSQFFDKVNNLVSGQGPKGASVELSIDAVAQQAAFDALGDHTGAVVVTEPATGRILAMVSKPTFDPTALTSHDTDDVLAAYRALNDDSSEPLVNRAIGGSLNPPGSVFKLVVASAALESGRFTADSSFPNVESFTLPGSSSQVINSGGGLCGSGDTVTLATAVSLSCNVPMAEMGVQLGADAIRSQAEKFGFDAGLEIPMSVEASVYPAKTDDAQTALTAFGQFEVKATPLQIAMVSAAIANGGELMQPNLVDSIRSQDLSVLQKFQEKSLGRVVSTQTADAIKAMMVASVQGGAATNATIGGVTVAGKTGTAENGANDPYTLWFTGFAPANDPQYAITVLVENGGGLGQTGYGNLIAAPIGQQVLEAVLNK; the protein is encoded by the coding sequence ATGAACCGAGAACTTAAACGGGTGAGCCTCGTCGTGCTGACGATGTTCGTGGCCCTCTTCGTGTCCACCACCACCATCCAGGTGATCGGGGCCGACTCCCTCGAGGAGGACCGTCGCAATACGCGGACCATCAATGAGAGATTCAGGACCGAGCGTGGCGCGATCCTGGTGGGTGGTCAGCCGATCGCCTCCTCGACGCCCTCGGACGACCGCTACAAGTTCCAGCGGCAGTACGCGAACGGTCCGCTCTACTCCGCCGTAACCGGCTACTTCACGCTCGACCAGGGCACGACGGGCATCGAACGATCGTTGAACGACTACCTCTCGGGCACCTCCGACTCGCAGTTCTTCGACAAGGTGAACAATCTCGTCTCAGGTCAGGGCCCCAAGGGCGCCTCCGTCGAGCTCTCCATCGACGCGGTCGCTCAGCAGGCCGCCTTTGATGCGCTCGGCGACCACACCGGAGCCGTGGTCGTGACGGAGCCGGCCACCGGCCGCATCCTCGCGATGGTCTCAAAGCCCACCTTCGATCCCACCGCGCTGACCTCCCACGACACCGACGATGTCCTCGCCGCCTACCGGGCGCTGAACGACGACTCCTCCGAGCCCCTCGTGAACCGTGCGATCGGCGGCTCGCTCAACCCACCCGGCTCCGTCTTCAAGCTCGTCGTGGCCTCGGCCGCCCTCGAGTCCGGCCGCTTCACCGCCGACTCGAGCTTCCCCAACGTCGAGTCGTTTACGCTGCCCGGCTCCTCCTCGCAGGTCATCAACTCTGGAGGCGGTCTCTGCGGCTCCGGCGACACGGTCACGCTGGCCACCGCCGTCTCGCTCTCGTGCAACGTCCCGATGGCCGAGATGGGCGTGCAGCTGGGCGCCGACGCGATCCGTTCCCAGGCCGAGAAGTTCGGCTTCGACGCCGGATTGGAGATCCCCATGTCCGTCGAGGCCAGCGTGTATCCCGCGAAGACGGATGACGCGCAGACCGCCCTGACCGCCTTCGGTCAGTTCGAGGTCAAGGCGACGCCGCTGCAGATCGCGATGGTCTCGGCGGCGATCGCCAACGGGGGCGAGCTGATGCAGCCGAACCTCGTCGACTCGATCCGCTCGCAGGACCTCAGTGTTCTGCAGAAGTTCCAGGAGAAGTCGCTCGGCCGGGTGGTGAGCACCCAGACCGCGGACGCCATCAAGGCGATGATGGTCGCCAGCGTCCAGGGCGGCGCGGCGACGAATGCAACAATAGGGGGCGTCACTGTGGCCGGTAAGACCGGCACCGCCGAGAACGGCGCAAACGACCCGTACACCCTCTGGTTCACCGGCTTCGCGCCTGCGAACGACCCGCAGTACGCCATCACCGTGCTCGTGGAGAACGGTGGAGGGCTCGGCCAGACCGGGTACGGCAATCTGATCGCCGCACCCATCGGACAACAGGTACTAGAGGCGGTGCTGAACAAATGA
- a CDS encoding Stp1/IreP family PP2C-type Ser/Thr phosphatase produces MAPTPESGSGHGAVRESAAVSHVGRIRSNNQDSGYAGRQLFVVADGMGGHAGGDVASSIAIKRIAEADRAYASTYEAEDELKRTLLAANTLLADAVVDHPELTGMGTTVSAIARVGESVAIAHIGDSRIYVLRDGRLEQVTTDHTFVQRLVDSGRITEEEAMTHPRRSVLMRVLGDVHTNPEIDTLTLETEPHDRWLICSDGLSGVVPHDEILKELSREETAQQVADRLIRDSLAHGAPDNVTVVILDIPGAGDTAQILAPSPEPVIVGSAASSTPLTTDDSQNRVRIPGLRLHTRAPAAQGPTHFEPASEDYLDELIEEDRRRHLRRRVTWLVGLSLVLIIGFLGILFAYDWTQSRFYVGTDGNTVIIYQGIQQSVGPFSLSEVKEDTGIPLSSLRAYDVEQLEQTISADSYDAAVDIVERLTDANGAP; encoded by the coding sequence GTGGCCCCCACTCCGGAGAGCGGCTCCGGCCACGGCGCGGTGCGCGAGAGCGCCGCCGTCTCGCACGTCGGCCGGATCCGCTCCAACAACCAGGACTCCGGCTATGCGGGCCGACAGCTCTTCGTCGTCGCGGACGGGATGGGCGGACACGCCGGCGGAGACGTCGCCTCCTCCATCGCCATCAAGCGCATCGCGGAGGCGGACCGCGCCTACGCCTCCACGTACGAGGCCGAGGACGAACTCAAGCGCACGCTGCTCGCCGCGAACACCCTGCTGGCCGACGCCGTGGTCGATCATCCCGAACTCACCGGCATGGGCACCACCGTCAGCGCGATCGCCCGGGTCGGCGAGTCGGTGGCGATCGCGCACATCGGCGACTCGCGCATCTACGTCCTCCGCGACGGCCGACTCGAGCAGGTCACGACCGACCACACCTTCGTGCAGCGCCTGGTCGACTCCGGCCGCATCACGGAGGAGGAGGCGATGACGCATCCGCGCCGCTCCGTCCTGATGCGGGTGCTCGGCGACGTGCACACCAACCCCGAGATCGACACGCTGACGCTCGAGACCGAGCCGCACGACCGCTGGCTGATCTGCTCGGACGGCCTCTCCGGCGTCGTCCCGCACGACGAGATCCTCAAGGAGCTCAGCCGCGAGGAGACCGCGCAGCAGGTGGCCGATCGTCTGATCCGCGACAGCCTCGCGCACGGCGCGCCCGATAACGTCACGGTCGTCATCCTCGACATCCCCGGGGCGGGCGACACCGCGCAGATCCTCGCACCCAGCCCGGAGCCGGTGATCGTCGGCTCCGCCGCCTCGTCCACTCCGCTCACCACCGACGACTCGCAGAACCGCGTCCGGATTCCCGGCCTCCGCCTGCACACCCGCGCACCGGCCGCTCAGGGCCCCACACACTTCGAGCCCGCGTCCGAGGACTACCTCGACGAGCTGATCGAGGAGGACCGCCGCCGGCACCTGCGCCGCCGCGTCACCTGGCTCGTCGGCCTCTCCCTCGTGCTCATCATCGGCTTTCTCGGGATCCTGTTCGCCTACGACTGGACGCAGTCGCGCTTCTACGTCGGCACCGACGGCAACACGGTGATCATCTACCAGGGCATCCAGCAGTCGGTCGGCCCGTTCTCGCTCTCGGAGGTGAAGGAGGACACGGGCATCCCACTCAGCTCCCTCCGCGCCTACGACGTCGAGCAGTTGGAGCAGACGATTAGTGCCGATTCCTACGACGCCGCGGTCGACATCGTCGAGCGCCTCACGGACGCGAACGGAGCACCATGA
- the pknB gene encoding Stk1 family PASTA domain-containing Ser/Thr kinase, with translation MTDEGRLIAGRYQVGPRLGRGGMSEVYLGTDTRLGRTVAIKELKLSLSSDSAFRLRFRQEAQSASRMSHPTIVRVFDAGEEVTVDVTGSESRRPFIVMEHIEGRLLKDLIAEGPLDVDEAVRIAEGILTALEYSHRAGVVHRDIKPGNIMLTPSGQVKVMDFGIARAVSDSAATVAQTTAILGTAAYFSPEQAKGEQVDARSDLYSAGIVLFELLTGRAPFRGDTPVAVAYQHVSETPPAPSSINPAVTPSLDAVVARALSKDRYQRFQGAAEFRDDLRDAAAGRLPEHRPIDELTTSLFGTRSQGGVNDSEFALRQLAEDNSIVRTQRRPPVLWIWSSIVVLAVIVAALVIWVLTLQPASTLPSQSREVPSLSHTTYDSAQSTLTELDLVPSQVAEYSSTVPEGEVIRTDPGSGTIVAPETVIRIVVSQGPQPVAVPDTVGQPLTEAINALSAVGFVEGSQTRQNSPTIASDIVLSASPGAGQQVVPGTAIDLTVSTGQVTLPDLVGKKLSEALATLASDQLQLIGIEIPDETCSGAGRANPPVTTQSLVPGDVPQGSTVRLGYCAG, from the coding sequence GTGACGGATGAGGGACGCCTGATCGCGGGACGGTACCAGGTCGGGCCCCGTCTCGGCCGCGGCGGGATGTCCGAGGTGTATCTCGGCACGGACACCCGGCTCGGGCGCACCGTCGCCATTAAAGAGCTGAAGCTCTCCCTCTCCTCCGACTCCGCCTTCCGCCTGCGGTTCCGTCAGGAGGCACAGTCCGCGTCGCGCATGTCGCACCCCACGATCGTCCGCGTCTTCGATGCCGGCGAAGAGGTCACCGTCGACGTCACCGGCAGCGAGTCGCGTCGGCCCTTCATTGTCATGGAGCACATCGAGGGTCGCCTGCTCAAGGATCTCATCGCCGAGGGCCCCCTCGACGTCGATGAGGCCGTCCGCATCGCGGAGGGCATTCTCACCGCCCTCGAGTACTCGCACCGCGCAGGTGTCGTGCACCGCGACATCAAGCCGGGCAACATCATGCTGACCCCGTCGGGCCAGGTGAAAGTGATGGACTTCGGCATCGCTCGTGCCGTCTCCGACTCCGCGGCGACCGTCGCGCAGACCACGGCCATCCTCGGCACCGCCGCCTACTTCTCCCCCGAGCAGGCGAAAGGCGAGCAGGTCGACGCCCGCAGCGACCTCTACTCCGCCGGCATCGTGCTCTTCGAGCTGCTCACCGGACGCGCGCCCTTTCGGGGCGACACGCCCGTGGCGGTCGCCTACCAGCACGTCAGCGAGACGCCGCCGGCGCCGAGTTCGATTAATCCCGCCGTCACGCCGTCCCTCGATGCTGTCGTCGCCCGTGCCCTGTCGAAGGACCGCTACCAGCGGTTCCAGGGGGCGGCCGAGTTCCGCGACGACCTGCGCGACGCCGCGGCCGGCCGCCTGCCCGAGCACCGCCCGATCGACGAACTCACCACCTCACTCTTCGGGACCCGCAGCCAGGGCGGAGTGAACGACTCCGAGTTCGCCCTGCGCCAGCTCGCCGAGGACAACTCGATCGTCCGCACGCAGCGCCGTCCCCCGGTGCTGTGGATCTGGTCCTCCATCGTCGTCCTCGCCGTGATCGTCGCCGCGCTGGTGATCTGGGTGCTGACCCTTCAGCCCGCGTCGACGCTGCCCTCGCAGTCGCGTGAGGTGCCGAGCCTCAGCCACACCACCTACGACAGCGCTCAATCGACACTGACGGAGCTGGACCTCGTGCCGAGTCAGGTCGCCGAATACAGCTCCACCGTCCCGGAGGGCGAGGTCATTCGTACGGATCCGGGCTCAGGCACGATCGTCGCGCCCGAGACGGTCATCCGCATCGTCGTCTCGCAGGGCCCTCAGCCTGTCGCCGTACCCGACACCGTCGGTCAGCCGCTCACCGAGGCGATCAACGCGCTGAGCGCCGTCGGCTTCGTCGAGGGATCCCAGACTCGCCAGAACTCGCCGACCATCGCGAGCGACATCGTCCTCTCGGCCTCTCCCGGAGCCGGCCAGCAAGTCGTGCCAGGCACGGCGATCGACCTCACCGTCTCCACCGGGCAGGTCACTCTGCCCGACCTCGTCGGGAAGAAGTTGAGCGAGGCCCTCGCGACCCTCGCCTCCGATCAGCTGCAATTAATTGGCATCGAAATCCCTGATGAGACCTGCTCGGGGGCCGGCCGCGCGAACCCGCCGGTGACCACACAGTCGCTGGTCCCGGGAGATGTCCCGCAGGGATCGACCGTCCGGCTCGGCTACTGCGCGGGCTGA
- a CDS encoding FhaA domain-containing protein, whose product MGILDNFEKGLERVVNGAFARTFKSGLQPVELASALRRELDTTAAVVSRERILVPNSLVLRMSATDLDRMQRIGATLIDELTTVATEHATKQGYRFPGPIDISLAVDAALSDGMVEVDSRSVKGTVAYTPVLDIDGHRHPITKARTVIGRGSDADITVDDSGTSRKHVEILWDGSRAQVHDLGSTNGSRLDGRPVTQAPLAPEQTITIGRTSIVYRVVQGSAPARADRPSSGRAAGRSSEGFWDDQL is encoded by the coding sequence GTGGGCATACTGGACAACTTCGAGAAGGGGCTCGAGCGCGTCGTCAACGGCGCATTCGCGCGGACCTTCAAGTCGGGTTTGCAGCCGGTCGAACTCGCCTCCGCCCTCCGCCGAGAGCTCGACACCACCGCCGCGGTCGTCAGCCGGGAACGTATCCTCGTGCCCAACAGCCTCGTCCTGAGGATGTCCGCGACCGACCTCGACCGGATGCAGCGCATCGGCGCCACGTTGATCGACGAACTCACCACCGTCGCCACCGAGCACGCCACGAAGCAGGGCTACCGCTTCCCGGGCCCGATCGACATCTCGCTCGCCGTCGATGCGGCGCTCAGCGACGGCATGGTCGAGGTCGACTCCCGCAGCGTCAAGGGCACCGTCGCCTACACGCCCGTCCTCGACATCGACGGCCACCGCCACCCGATCACGAAGGCGCGCACCGTCATCGGGCGCGGGAGCGACGCCGATATCACCGTGGACGACTCCGGCACCTCGCGCAAGCACGTCGAGATCCTCTGGGACGGCTCGCGCGCCCAGGTGCACGACCTCGGCTCCACGAACGGATCCAGGCTCGACGGCCGACCCGTCACGCAGGCTCCGCTCGCTCCCGAGCAGACCATCACGATCGGGCGCACCTCGATCGTGTACCGCGTCGTGCAGGGTTCAGCGCCCGCGCGCGCCGACCGCCCGTCGTCCGGCAGAGCAGCCGGACGCAGCTCCGAAGGGTTCTGGGACGACCAGCTATGA
- a CDS encoding FHA domain-containing protein FhaB/FipA, with product MSELTLFLLRIAFLALLWFFVFGIVYALRSDLFGQRVRKLPAGAQAAPEAPFVTAAQPVVAAPAQPAAPSARRIRETAVERSGAEQGGPATVHTAQRLVITSGPKRGTELELTGDPLTIGRSAESTLVIRDDYTSTHHARLLLWNDEWMIQDLDSTNGTFLDGRRVGAPTKVPLNTPVKVGTTTFELRRS from the coding sequence ATGAGCGAGCTCACTCTGTTCCTCCTGCGCATCGCGTTCCTCGCGCTGCTGTGGTTCTTCGTGTTCGGCATCGTCTATGCGCTGCGCTCCGACCTGTTCGGTCAGCGCGTGCGCAAGCTGCCGGCCGGCGCACAGGCCGCGCCAGAGGCTCCGTTCGTCACGGCCGCCCAGCCGGTTGTCGCCGCTCCCGCCCAGCCCGCCGCTCCGTCCGCTCGGAGGATCCGCGAGACGGCCGTCGAGCGCTCCGGCGCCGAGCAGGGAGGCCCTGCAACGGTGCACACGGCCCAGCGCCTCGTCATCACCTCGGGCCCCAAGCGCGGGACCGAGCTCGAGCTGACCGGCGACCCGCTGACCATCGGCCGCTCCGCCGAGTCCACGCTCGTCATCCGCGACGACTACACCTCGACCCACCACGCGCGGCTGCTCCTGTGGAACGACGAGTGGATGATCCAAGACCTCGACTCGACCAACGGCACCTTCCTCGACGGCCGGCGCGTCGGCGCGCCCACCAAGGTGCCGCTGAACACACCCGTCAAGGTCGGCACCACCACCTTCGAACTGCGGCGGTCGTAG
- a CDS encoding anthranilate synthase component II, whose protein sequence is MSVGATPRILVVDHHDSFVFTLVAYLREFGAEVDVVEGDELGVDALLARAEDGDGVLVSPGPGRPEDAPASAVLVHRCVESSRPLLGVCLGHQVLAYAVGARVVAAPELLHGRTSEVLHDGDPLFDGLPSGFAAMRYHSLAVDRGTLPRQLRVTATTAEGVVMAIRHRSAPLVGVQFHPESVLTEGGRRLMQNWLREVVAVGRF, encoded by the coding sequence GTGAGCGTCGGTGCGACACCGCGGATTCTGGTCGTCGACCACCACGACAGCTTCGTCTTCACGCTGGTCGCCTACCTTCGCGAGTTCGGGGCGGAGGTCGACGTGGTCGAGGGTGACGAGCTGGGAGTAGACGCGCTGCTCGCTCGAGCGGAGGACGGGGACGGCGTGCTGGTCTCGCCAGGCCCCGGCCGGCCGGAAGACGCGCCCGCTTCGGCGGTGCTCGTGCATCGCTGTGTCGAGTCGTCGCGGCCACTGCTCGGGGTGTGTCTGGGCCACCAGGTGCTCGCGTATGCTGTGGGCGCGCGGGTGGTGGCGGCGCCGGAGCTGCTGCACGGGCGGACCTCGGAGGTCCTGCACGACGGTGACCCGCTCTTCGACGGCTTGCCGTCCGGATTCGCGGCGATGCGGTACCACTCGCTCGCGGTCGATCGCGGGACCTTGCCCAGGCAGCTGCGGGTGACGGCGACAACGGCGGAGGGAGTGGTGATGGCGATTCGGCACCGGTCGGCCCCGCTGGTCGGGGTGCAGTTCCACCCGGAGTCGGTGCTCACCGAGGGCGGGCGTCGTCTGATGCAGAACTGGTTGCGAGAAGTGGTAGCGGTCGGCCGCTTCTGA